In one Rutidosis leptorrhynchoides isolate AG116_Rl617_1_P2 chromosome 8, CSIRO_AGI_Rlap_v1, whole genome shotgun sequence genomic region, the following are encoded:
- the LOC139865018 gene encoding uncharacterized protein, with the protein MHIITHLFMQDPKNTSATSRKPWYQRAMEIASLWKTTNPKSTNIPSPNPTLNKNLSTSAKYTATRNNTTPNRRQLRKSTSLKVATSFTRVCLCVPISSYTEVFQADVAPRRSNTYPQADVGPRRSNTYPRSKPFPNCIPERTVVPRMSTEGRRIFRGKSLTDDVLMRRFVIEEEAMMQVRRRNEMEIVRKRNAKRRRKLGPSPLSRMVLAEEDGF; encoded by the exons ATGCACATCATTACTCATTTGTTCATGCAGGATCCCAAGAACACCTCTGCAACATCTAG GAAGCCTTGGTATCAAAGAGCAATGGAGATAGCCAGTTTATGGAAAACAACCAATCCGAAATCTACCAATATTCCATCTCCCAACCCGACGTTAAATAAAAATCTGTCCACATCAGCGAAGTATACTGCCACAAGAAACAACACCACCCCTAATAGACGACAACTTAGAAAGTCAACATCTTTGAAAGTTGCCACCTCATTCACCCGAGTTTGCCTATGTGTTCCTATATCTTCCTACACAGAGGTTTTTCAGGCCGATGTAGCCCCTAGAAGAAGCAACACGTACCCACAAGCCGATGTGGGCCCTAGAAGAAGCAACACGTACCCACGTTCAAAACCTTTTCCGAATTGTATACCGGAACGAACCGTGGTTCCAAGAATGAGCACCGAAGGAAGGAGAATATTTAGAGGGAAGTCGTTGACGGATGACGTATTGATGAGACGATTTGTGATCGAAGAAGAAGCGATGATGCAAGTTAGGAGGCGAAATGAAATGGAGATAGTGAGAAAGAGAAATGCTAAAAGAAGGAGAAAACTTGGTCCAAGTCCTTTAAGTAGAATGGTTTTGGCAGAAGAGGATGGATTTTAA
- the LOC139864732 gene encoding uncharacterized protein produces the protein MKGLFRGLRCLFDTNDEKEPEIQIGAPTDVKHVAHIGCDGPSTPAPSWMNEYQSGSEAQSGETGSEAQSSRQHKSRQIKKSSHGNDSPNHHRPRKNKSNTSESSADNVKRTRKKRSDGTTRSSKNKNKDPSDYSDSNCSDGVCRKPVK, from the exons ATGAAAGGTTTATTCAGAGGCCTGCGTTGCCTTTTCG ACACCAACGATGAAAAAGAACCTGAAATCCAGATTGGAGCTCCAACAGATGTCAAACATGTTGCGCATATTGGATGTGATGGTCCTTCTACCCCTGCACCTAGTTGG ATGAATGAGTATCAAAGTGGTTCCGAGGCTCAATCTGGTGAAACTGGTTCCGAGGCGCAATCTAGTCGCCAGCATAAGTCAAGGCAAATAAAAAAATCGTCTCATGGGAACGACTCACCGAATCATCACAGGCCCAGAAAGAACAAAAGCAACACTAGTGAGTCATCTGCAGACAATGTGAAAAGAACACGTAAAAAAAGAAGTGATGGAACCACAAGATCTTCCAAAAACAAAAACAAAGACCCATCAGACTACTCGGATTCAAATTGCAGTGATGGTGTGTGCCGAAAACCAGTTAAATGA
- the LOC139862739 gene encoding uncharacterized protein isoform X2, translating into MIIISNSSRRASTTLEKLKSLGFDPSLFVGAITSGELTYQHLQRRDDPWFEALGKTCIHITWSDRGAISLEGLGLEVVENVEQAEFILVHGTEALGLPSGDSVSMKLEDLETILEQSATKRIPMVVANPDFVTVEARELRIMPGTLADKYEKLGGEVKWMGKPYEIIYKSAMAMVGVDAHDSIAVGDSLHHDIKGANASGIESAFITCGIHASELGLTGFRDVADLSSVNALATKYDAFPTYVLHSFTW; encoded by the exons atgattattattagtaactcatcAAGACGCGCATCAACAACTTTGGAAAAATTGAAAAGCCTTGGATTTGATCCTTCTCTGTTTGTAGGAGCCATCACCAGTGGAGAATTAACATATCAGCATCTTCAAAG GAGAGATGATCCTTGGTTTGAGGCACTAGGAAAGACCTGCATTCATATCACTTGGAGTGACAGAGGTGCTATATCACTTGAG GGTCTAGGGCTAGAGGTTGTAGAGAATGTCGAACAAGCTGAGTTCATTTTGGTTCATGGTACTGAAGCTTTGGGTCTTCCTTCTGGTGACTCAGTTTCCATGAAGCTTGAGGACCTTGAGACGATTCTAGAACAATCTGCAACTAAAAGAATCCCTATGGTCGTAGCAAATCCTGATTTTGTGACTGTTGAAGCTCGAGAACTGCGCATAATGCCTG GTACGTTAGCAGATAAATATGAAAAACTTGGTGGTGAAGTTAAATGGATGGGCAAGCCTTATGAGATTATCTATAAATCAGCAATGGCCATGGTGGGTGTTGATGCTCATGACTCAATTGCTGTTGGAGACTCTTTACATCATGATATAAAGGGTGCAAATGCATCTGGGATTGAATCGGCTTTTATCACATGTGGGATCCACGCAAGTGAACTTGGACTGACGGGTTTTAGAGATGTTGCTGATCTGTCCTCTGTGAATGCACTTGCAACCAAGTACGATGCGTTTCCAACATATGTACTTCATTCATTTACATGGTAA
- the LOC139862739 gene encoding uncharacterized protein isoform X1 has translation MMAKCSTSMAVPISSTSLQQIAETRHYKAWLLDQFGVLHDGKQPYPGAISTLEKLAAHGAKMIIISNSSRRASTTLEKLKSLGFDPSLFVGAITSGELTYQHLQRRDDPWFEALGKTCIHITWSDRGAISLEGLGLEVVENVEQAEFILVHGTEALGLPSGDSVSMKLEDLETILEQSATKRIPMVVANPDFVTVEARELRIMPGTLADKYEKLGGEVKWMGKPYEIIYKSAMAMVGVDAHDSIAVGDSLHHDIKGANASGIESAFITCGIHASELGLTGFRDVADLSSVNALATKYDAFPTYVLHSFTW, from the exons ATGATGGCAAAATGCTCAACCTCAATGGCTGTGCCCATTTCTTCAACAAGTCTCCAACAAATCGCTGAAACTCGTCATTATAAG GCTTGGCTTTTAGATCAGTTCGGGGTTCTTCATGATGGGAAACAACCTTATCCTGGTGCCATATCTACAT TAGAAAAATTGGCTGCTCATGGTGCCaagatgattattattagtaactcatcAAGACGCGCATCAACAACTTTGGAAAAATTGAAAAGCCTTGGATTTGATCCTTCTCTGTTTGTAGGAGCCATCACCAGTGGAGAATTAACATATCAGCATCTTCAAAG GAGAGATGATCCTTGGTTTGAGGCACTAGGAAAGACCTGCATTCATATCACTTGGAGTGACAGAGGTGCTATATCACTTGAG GGTCTAGGGCTAGAGGTTGTAGAGAATGTCGAACAAGCTGAGTTCATTTTGGTTCATGGTACTGAAGCTTTGGGTCTTCCTTCTGGTGACTCAGTTTCCATGAAGCTTGAGGACCTTGAGACGATTCTAGAACAATCTGCAACTAAAAGAATCCCTATGGTCGTAGCAAATCCTGATTTTGTGACTGTTGAAGCTCGAGAACTGCGCATAATGCCTG GTACGTTAGCAGATAAATATGAAAAACTTGGTGGTGAAGTTAAATGGATGGGCAAGCCTTATGAGATTATCTATAAATCAGCAATGGCCATGGTGGGTGTTGATGCTCATGACTCAATTGCTGTTGGAGACTCTTTACATCATGATATAAAGGGTGCAAATGCATCTGGGATTGAATCGGCTTTTATCACATGTGGGATCCACGCAAGTGAACTTGGACTGACGGGTTTTAGAGATGTTGCTGATCTGTCCTCTGTGAATGCACTTGCAACCAAGTACGATGCGTTTCCAACATATGTACTTCATTCATTTACATGGTAA
- the LOC139862994 gene encoding large ribosomal subunit protein mL43-like, which translates to MSQRGVWQLQKLVVSYCNWGGSSRGIRAFMESELPSFKESNPQLEVVTELNRGQHPFLKGLYKNKNERVVSVMNMTPEEVLLCATRLRNSLGRKVVKLKTRHVTKHPSVQGTWTTALKI; encoded by the exons ATGTCTCAACGAGGTGTTTGGCAGCTTCAGAAGCTGGTAGTGAGCTACTGTAACTGGGGTGGAAGTAGTAGGGGCATTAG GGCATTTATGGAGTCTGAATTGCCATCATTCAAGGAAAGCAATCCTCAGTTAGAGGTTGTTACTGAGCTTAACCGTGGTCAGCATCCATTTTTGAAGGGATTATACA AGAATAAGAATGAGCGTGTTGTATCTGTCATGAATATGACACCAGAAGAGGTACTGCTTTGTGCAACCAGGCTTAGAAATTCACTTGGAAGAAAGGTGGTGAAGCTCAAGACTAGACATGTCACTAAACACCCTAGTGTTCAAGGAACATGGACCACCGCCTTGAAAATCTGA
- the LOC139864733 gene encoding shewanella-like protein phosphatase 2, translated as MDSNITCKNLPNLVSSFIDTFVDFTVAGIFLPDSPSLPFSQTTCPSPERLVALGDLHGDLDKSKQAFRLAGLIDSEDCWSGGSSTVVQIGDVLDKGGQELKILYLLEKLKRQAVKAGGNVITIHGNHEFMNMDGNFWSTHPSGLDEFRHWAKWFRIGNDIKCLCDGLEKPKDIYDGIPLCFKGVKQEYVEGFRARIAALRPTGPIATRFLSKNLTAVVVGESLFVHGGMFPEHAAYGLERLNNDVRDWIFGLSDKVSSDLYKTRDSIVWLRNFGEKVVEDCDCSKLEHVLERIPGAKRMIIGHTIQKGGINGACDNKAIRIDVGMSKGCINGLPEVLEISKNSGLRILTSNQMNRQKRQDLGIHDVHGPSEVAVEA; from the coding sequence ATGGATTCAAACATCACCTGCAAAAACCTACCAAATCTTGTATCATCATTCATTGACACATTCGTTGACTTCACCGTTGCCGGAATCTTTTTACCGGACTCACCATCGTTACCTTTTTCTCAAACCACGTGTCCTTCACCCGAACGTCTAGTCGCTTTGGGTGATCTCCACGGCGACCTGGATAAATCCAAACAAGCCTTTCGACTGGCGGGCCTCATTGACTCTGAGGACTGCTGGTCGGGTGGCTCGTCCACTGTTGTACAAATAGGTGATGTCCTTGATAAAGGTGGTCAAGAACTCAAGATCCTTTATCTTCTTGAAAAACTTAAACGACAAGCCGTTAAGGCTGGTGGTAATGTGATTACAATTCATGGGAATCATGAGTTCATGAATATGGACGGGAACTTTTGGAGTACGCACCCATCCGGGCTTGATGAGTTTCGACATTGGGCTAAATGGTTTCGTATTGGTAACGATATAAAGTGTTTGTGTGATGGATTAGAGAAACCGAAAGATATATATGATGGGATTCCTTTATGTTTTAAAGGTGTAAAACAAGAATATGTGGAAGGATTTAGAGCTAGGATTGCTGCACTGAGACCTACTGGTCCTATTGCAACAAGATTTTTATCTAAGAATTTAACTGCTGTTGTTGTAGGCGAATCGTTGTTCGTTCATGGTGGTATGTTCCCTGAACATGCTGCATACGGTTTGGAACGGCTTAATAACGATGTAAGGGATTGGATTTTTGGGTTGAGCGATAAGGTATCTTCGGATTTATATAAGACTAGGGACTCGATTGTTTGGTTGAGAAATTTTGGTGAAAAAGTAGTTGAAGATTGTGATTGTAGTAAGCTGGAACATGTTTTAGAAAGGATTCCAGGTGCGAAAAGGATGATCATTGGGCATACGATTCAAAAGGGTGGTATAAATGGTGCTTGTGATAATAAAGCTATAAGGATTGATGTGGGTATGTCGAAAGGGTGCATTAATGGGCTTCCTGAGGTTTTAGAGATTAGCAAAAATTCGGGTTTACGAATCTTGACATCAAACCAAATGAATCGTCAAAAGAGGCAAGATTTGGGGATACATGATGTGCATGGACCTAGCGAAGTGGCAGTCGAGGCTTAA